A single window of Gadus morhua chromosome 22, gadMor3.0, whole genome shotgun sequence DNA harbors:
- the smim13 gene encoding small integral membrane protein 13, which yields MGAEMWQSVGLTVLVIVATLVCVLLFMLFGWYVVWQLFLSKFKFLRELLGEAGTPQAETQPAGPPAERSAAAPTRSRPRSARQRVTPTEPAS from the exons ATGGGCGCTGAGATGTGGCAGAGTGTGGGGCTCACAGTGCTGGTCATTGTGGCCACACTGGTCTGCGTGCTGCTCTTCATGCTCTTTG GCTGGTACGTGGTGTGGCAGCTCTTCCTCTCCAAGTTCAAGTTCCTCCGCGAGCTGCTGGGTGAAGCCGGCACCCCCCAGGCCGAGACCCAGCCGGCTGGACCCCCCGCCGAGCGTTCGGCCGCCGCCCCCACTCGCTCTCGGCCCAGGAGCGCCCGCCAAAGAGTCACACCGACAGAACCCGCCTCCTAG